ATTCTCTTCTTGTTCTCCCCCCTCCGCTGCCTTTGCCGAGTTAATCATTGCAGCGCTTTTTCTCAACTCAAGTTCGCTCACTTCGAGGCAGACAACGGTTCTATTGGCTGAAAGCCCAGCTTGAATTCTGCCACCTAagaataatcacaaaatagtacTTTTTAGGATGTCGCTGGTAGTATCATTTAGACAACGATCATGTCTGTGTCAATAGCGCACATAGTGATGGTCTCAAAATTGAGATTACCATAGTTAATAGTTAATagttaataattgttaactgAGTGTACGTCATAAATTGCAATACTTGAATTAAGTGTAATTCACAAGGGGGGTGGGGTGACAACTCCAAAAGAGCCAGTTGGGAGAAAAGCGAAATTCTTCCGGAAATCTAAAGATTTTGGCGCAAATCTGGAGGCTGCGgaattacaaaaatttggagAAACATGAGATAATTCCAGGGTATTAAAGTAAGAAGTCTGGACCTGGAACTATATTAATTTCATTAGGTTGGTTTGTAGTAGGTAGGTTTTATTCATCTCAACACATCAGAACCCATACAAACCGCACACCTCTCATTGTCATTAGTGAGAATGCCTCCTTAAAAGTAGGAACGATATTTTAAATTAGCGGGACATAGCATTGCTTAAGCAGCGTTTGTTAGAGTTACCACCCCTAGTTATTACCCCATAAATCAAATTCTCTACAAAAAGCTGCAAAAGACTCAGTATTCGGTAGACACATCTAAACGAGAAGTGCACGTATGGACAATTGGCCAGACTTGTGCCTGTTACAAACTGAAGAAAGCTGGGCACCTTTTCCTTGGATAAACTTCGAACGTATTTCTTGAGGAACTCTAAAACCCTATTACGACGGGAATTGAGGGGCATATATTCATTGCTTGGTTCCAGTAATTCCACCAGTTTCTCTGCGGTCGGGTAAAGACGTACACACAAGGCCCTAATGTCGGAAGCATTGATTGCCTTCTATATCGCTGGGTGTGCCTTCTCGAGCCCCCTCTTGAATGCTGCCATCAAAACGCTTGGCTTCGTGACAAATTCGCATTTTGCAATGTGAACAACAAAGAGTGGAATTCCGACCGAATTGTGGGTATCTGTCGAACATTATACCGAGAAAGATTGTCAACCAGTATGTCATCCACACTCACTGTGCTCTTCTCCATAGCCTTTTCAGCTGCAGCGCGTTCCCCCTCCGTCAAAAATGAGAGGAAACTCTAAATGAGATCTTTGTCACTCAATGCGTCGGGATGGAATATGCCAATTAGTGATGCTTGCGCAATTTCAACCTGGAAGTATCCAGTGAGAACGAAGCCATGGCTTCCCAGGTGACCAAGGATTTCAAATAACTTTTCAGTACAGTCTGGATCCACATGGGGTACATGGAAATTGGTAACTTCAAAGAACAAAGGAAGAATGTTCTTCCAACCTTGCAAAAACAGGTCGCGCGTCAAACCATCCGCATCCTCTGCAGGCTCGTTCAGGAATGTTACCTCTAGTGGTGAACTGGTAAGGGTTTTATTCATTCTATACAGCCTCAGAATGTCCTCCACTATGGTGTCACTGTTGACAGATGCGTGTATCATTGTACTCTCGCTCAATGATTCCCACTCCTTTGCCCTCGCCTCGTTCAGCTAAGCGGAATCTGAAAAATGCATGTGTAGTCAACTAGAAGACAAGGAAGTCTCAGGCAAATCTCTAAATGTACAGGAAGCTAACGCCagactgaaagaaaaagtctTGTAAATGCAAAGATAGTACCATAACTCAAACAAAGGCGAGCATTTTTGTAGTTTGTACCTTGTCCGTTATCTAGGTAATCTTCAAAAACGAGCTTCTGAGCTTCAGCTTCATGATTATCCTATCGTAACATataacaatatatatatttattatatagacGTGAGTGTTTTACTGGGAATTAGACCACTGGTAAAATTCATACGAAAGTACATCCAGGACAGtaaatttatgttaattaaatACTCCAATTACTCGATTTCTCAATGAATTTCGCCTTAACACTACCCAAACTCATCATTGTTGAAACATCGGTCCCTGGCAACGACAACAATCCTTTTCAGGACTACATGTACCCTCACCCGGACGATCACACTACACGATTTACTTGATCAATCGACCAGAAGAGACTCACCATACTCTCGGACACACAGATTTTCTCTGCAGGTTCATCCATTGTGGACCAGACAATAATACTCTTAAAGTTTTCCTCACAAATTGGGCATGCCATTCCACCCTCTTGATCCACCTGCAAGCACGAAAACAATTCCAGTTATGTTCTCCTTCGGGTGATTGCGTTCGTCTTAAAGCTTTCTTGAAGTTAACCTTGGAACCTTACCTTCAACCACTCATCAATGCACGTGCGGTGGAAAATGTGAAAACACTGGTTAGGCCGTGCAGAAAATATAGCCTGTAAAACAAAATCCCATTTCAAAAGGTCGCTGTCTCGAAAGTGACTGATTCTCTAAGCCTCTTGTCCCCTGGAGAGAGCTATAGTTTTGGGGGGCGTATAGGCCTTAGTTCACCAATGCAAATTGACGACCGATGAAATACTTGTGAGTCGCAAACGGGACTCTGGGACTGTcataaaacactttttttctcCTAAAATACTATTCAACTTGTCGCAGGCCTTTGGGAACGTGGACAATAGGAATTAGAACAATTATTACTAGTGCTGGCCATATTTCCACAgtaacaacaaaagtgctcataTTTGGAACATACAACATACCTAAATAATGCACTTGAATGTCCTCGTCGATGCTGTTTGGCTTGAGTAGTTTATCAGCCAAGGGAAGTTCAGCGCCCTCTGGTGTCGGcgttgtctttctttttgctgctttCTTGCTTGGCGTTTTGTGCGTGGTACCCTTTGAGCCATTAGAGAATTTAAGATTAAAGACCACGGTCGAAATACTACGGTTGGACAAGCGTAGGTAAAACTCTCGGGAACTAGACTGAGGACGAAAATTTTTGGCTAAACTGTAGCCTGAGCGCCGGGGGCCACCATACAAAAGTTTGCTCGCAGCAGCTAGCGCTTTATAAAAAAGCTGGACCAAACTTTTGTCTTTAACAACTTTTCCAAAGTGCCATAAAATGTCGTTCCAGGATGTCAGAGAGGTGTTAATTTGTTCCTATGCTGCTGGTTTTATAAGCGATAAAGCGTTTGTAATTCTTTACGAAGAGTACGAGTCTGCTAATTTATGTTTTCCTTACTGGGAATACGGGTCTTTTCAACTAGATGATTTGGAAAGAAGTGAGTGTAAAGCAGAATTCAGAGTGGAAAAAGAGGACATTCCAAGAATAGCAGCCGCACTCCAAGTCCCCAACATTTTTAGATGTTCTCAAGGGACAATTTGTCCAGGAGAGGAGGGTTTGTGTTTACTCTTGCGGAGGCTTTCTTACCCTTGTCGTTATCATGATTTAATTCATCGATTTGGAAGACCTGTACCAGAACTCTGTATGATAACTAATACAGTTCTTGACTGGATGTACGATAATCACGGCCATCGCTTGACTTCATGGAACCAGCCATTTTTATCCCCTGCTTATCTAGAGCGTCACGCTCAGCCAATAACAATGAAGGGTAGCCCCTTAACTAACTGTTTTGGGTTCATTGATGGAACTGTTCGTCAGATTTCCAAGCCTGCTGAAAACCAGCGCATACTTTATAATGGGCATAAGAGAGTGCATTTGCTAAAATTCCAATGAGTAGCACTTCCCAATGGACTTATAGGAAACTTGTATGACCCCGTTGAGGGGCGTCGTCACGATGCTGGTGTAGCACGTTCATATGTAATACTCACAACAAATTAGCATACGTAACTTGTTGCACGTGCATTTGCAATGTGCAGTAAATTAGCATATCTAGCTTGTTATTTAAGACCTTGACATTTCGCGAGTAAAGTAATATCTTTATCGAGAGCACGTTATCAACATGGTGGCAGCAGTCCATAATTGTGAAAGTTTGGGATAAAAAAGAGATCATGGCTCTTTCTAATACACCGTTTCCGTGCTTTAAGTCGACAGACGACGACAAACATGACATCGACATCTACACGGAAGATTTGAAAGATTACTGTGTAATGCAGAACTGGTTTGACTCTTCGAAGGAAACTGAAGCGCAAAGGTGGACTAAACCTGACAAAGCGATCGCCTGTCTTAGAGCATCCTTGCCTCCGGCGGCTAGAGCAATTTACAAATATAGCTTGGGACTAAGCGACGAGGATCAGAAGAAACCTCACCTAGTTATAGATGCGTTAAGAAAATTTTATGGCGCCAGCATCGGAGTCTCTGGGGAGAGGCAAAAATTTCTCCGTTTACTGCAAGAGGAAAATGAGCCGATCGCTTCGTGGGAAACACGAGTTCGTAATCAAGGAGCACAGTGCGAGTATGAAGATTTTGCGGACGAGCTTATGAGAGATCAATTTATAGCTGGTTTAACATCTGAAGCACTTCGTGTCAAGTTGATAGGGAAAGGACACAGGCACCGAGATGCACAGACAAAAATAGCCTTGAGGGAAGTAGTCGAAGTGGCCAAGAGTTTTGAAGCCACCACTTACGCCAACCAATTAATGAAAACCGCCAGAGGAAACCAGGAACAAGTAAATTTTGCGGGTAAACAGAATGTGGGAAAGGAAAACGTCAAGCGATCAGAAGCTCCATGTTATTGGTGTAGTGGTAATCACAAAGAACCAAGACAACAGCATTGTCCTGCCTTCAGGAGAAGGTGCAATAATTGCGGCATCATTGGGCATTTTTCTAGGGCTTGTAGAAGCAGGGGAGGTCAACCTCGCGGAGGTCAACTTCAACGGCGGGAAGCTAACCTCGTAGAATCTGAACAAGATGAAGAAACTTTCGCGAATGAGGCGATATCAGCATCATTCACTGCCAAGAAGCCGGCAACGAAATTTTTCGCACACCTTCACCTGGTTCACAAAGGAAAGACGAAAGTCGTCAGGGCACAAATTGATTCTGCCTCTACGTGTAATACCATACCTGAAGGTTCACTTCACAAGCTGTTTCCTGGTATTAAAATCTCGAAATCAAAGGCTTCAATTAGCACctatgggaatcaaatcctgCACCCAAAGGGACAGGTGTCTCTCTGTTGTGTAAGGAGAGGAAAATTTTACACTCTAAATTTCCTCGTGGTGGATGTCCCTCAGGAAAAACCACCTCTTCTCAGCGGGAGTGATGCGCAAGCTCTTCAGTTcttaaacatttttgcagACGAGACTCATATGGCTGATTATGTCGTAAAGAACCCAGCCTTGCATCTCGTACTGGGATCAATCACTAAACAGAACATCCTTCAACGCTACGCGAATATCTTCGAACCAGGGCATGGGAAGCCCCTCGGAAACCCTCTGCATATAGAAATGGACCCTAGTGTTACACCGGTCCATGCTCCCAGACGTCGCATTCCAGTGTCCAAGCTCGATAAAGTTAACGAGGAGTTATCAAGACTTTGTGACAACGGGACAATCAAGCCAGTCACGCAACCCACTGATTGGTTGTCAAACATACTGGTAAAGGAGAAACCCAATGGAAACATCAGGATATGTATAGATCCCAGCCAAACGATAAACAAAGCGATCCGCAGACTCGTGTATACCATTCCGACAATCGAAGAAAAGCTCCCTCTCTTGAAGAATGCCAAAGTGTTCACCATTGTAGATGTCTTGGAAGCTTTCCACACGATTGAATTGGACGACGAATCTGCGCTTCTTACCACCTTTATGGGACCAGATGGCAGATACTGTTTCACGCGAATGCCGTTTGGCATCTCTTCAGGACCTGAAGAATATCAACGACGACAGCATGAATTTCTTCATGGGCTTCCTGGAGTCATCAACATTGCAGAcgacatttgcatatttgggTGTGGTGACACCATAGAAGATGCTAGTGTGGACCACGACAGAAACCTGGTGCGCCTATTAGACAAATGTAGTGACCACGATTTACATCTTTCTGCAAAGAAGTTGCAATTCAAGGCAACGTCCGTAACTTTCATGGGGCACAGACTGACTGATAAGGGCCTAGAACCTGACCCGGCCAAGATATCAGCCATCACGGAAATGCCACGGCCTGAGGACAAAGCTGGTGTACAACGCTTCATAGGCATGTGTCAGTATCTCAGTAAATTCTGTCCCAATCTCTTCGCAAGTATTTTACCTCTCCGTGAGCTAACCAAGCACGACGCAGCATTTATATGGTCCAACATGCACGAGAGCGCGTTCAATGCAGCAAAAGAGTTAATCTCGAGAGCGACTGCACTTCGCTATTATGATCCCTCCCTTCCAGTAACACTGCAAGTAGATGCTTCGGAAGACGCTATTGGTGGAGTTCTTTTACAGTAGGATCAGCCTGTATGCTTTACCTCGCACACCTTGAGCAACACTGAAAAACAGTATGCGCAAATCGAAAAGGAATGTCTCGCAATCGTTACATGCATGAACAAATGGCACCAATATCTGTACGGGAAGCAACACATTACAGTGCATACTGACCATCAGCCACTCGAGTCGATCTTCAAAAAGCCCATCAGCAAGGCACCACGCAGATTGCAGTGAATGATGCTTAAACTCCTGGACTACCAATTTAAAGTAACCTACAAAAAGGGGAAGGAACTGCATGTAGCAGACACGTTGTCGCGTGCGGCGCTCAAGGACTCGTTTGAATCGcaacaatgagatgtttttcaTATGGAATTGGTGGAAATGGATCTGAAACCCAGTAATGTGACAGCTGACACAATGGAAAGAATTCGAACTGAAACAAGCAAGGACCCTGTCCTGTCCATCCTAAACTCAGTAACAATGACCGGCTGGCCTGGTGAAAGAAAATCGGTACCAGAGGAAATTAGGAGATTCTGGAGTTACAGAGAGGAAATCACAGCTGCCAACGGTGTCCTTTTCAAATTGGATCAAGTTATAGTACCTTCCTCACTGAGAGCGGAGATGCTTCGCAAGATACACAAAGCCCATCAAGGCTATGACAGCAGCATAAGGAGAGCGCGGGAATGCCTCTTCTGGCCTGGAATGCAGTCCAACATCCGAGAAACCTGCTTGTCGTGTGGAATTTGCAGCCAGTACCACGCCGAGCGGCCAACAGAGCCCATGCTCTCACACAAGATACCCTCACGTCCCTGGTCAAAGATAAGTGTCGACCTGTTCGCACTGGATGGAAAGCAATACCTCGTGATGGTAGATCACTACAGCGATTATTTTGAACTTGAGCGACTCAGAAACGTTGCAGCAAGCACTGTTATCAGAGCTATGAAAAGAAACTTCGCTCGCCATGGAATACCCGACACTTGCATCAGTGATAATGGCCCACAGTTCGACTGTCATGAGTTCTCACGGTTTGCGCGCGACTATGGATTTGCCATGGTCAAATCCTCACCTTATCACAGCCGCGGCAACGGGAAGGCAGAATCCGCagtgaaaattgcaaagaacattttaaagaaatctcGGGAAGAGGACCCCTATATTGCTTTGCTGGCATATCGCAATACACCTCAGCAGGGTCACGTTTATTCCCCGGCACAGAGGTTGATGTCTAGAAGACTCCGGGATCTAATTCCCATGGCTACAAGCAAACTCCAACCGCAACTAATAGTGCCGAGTGTAGTCACCCAGAACATTGcagaaaggaaacaaaaggcCAAGGCCCACTATGACAAATGCGCATCAAAGCAGCTCAGTGAATTCACAATCGGCGAGAGAGTCTTCGTGAAACCGAGCCCGAGGAACAGAAGCAAACCCTGGTTACATGGTGAGGTGGTTAACAAGCCTGCGCCAAGATCATGCACTGTAAGTACTCCGGTGGGGCTTGTTCGTCGGAATCACGCACAAATTAGGAAAGCATCCACCGATCCAGTGCACAGCTATAGTGAACCGGTATCAATCGATACTGATGTAGCATCCGATACATCTGAGCAGGTGGACGACCCTTCAAGTTCAAACAGCAGTGGAGCAGAACGGGTGGAGCAGTCCGAGAATGTAAACCCCGAATATCATGCATCACCGGAAATCGTGCTGCGAAGGTCGTCTAGGAACCGGAAGTTGCCCTCCAGATTCAAAGATTATGTAATGAACATTAGTTGAACACTTGCATCGCTATGAGGCATCGAGAGATGAAGTACTTTGATTTATTTCGTGGATTACGCTATAGCACAAACTGTTACTCTgtattgtaattttatttatgtttactttcttttttttatgaaaggaAAGGTGTTGCACGTTCATATGTAATACTCACAACAAATTAGCATACGTAACTTGTTGCACGTGCATTTGCAATGTGCAGTAAATTAGCATATCTAGCTTGTTATTTAAGACCTTGACATTTCGCGAGTAAAGTAATATCTTTATCGAGAGCACGTTATCAACACTGGTATGTTAAAAGACTCCGGTCTTTTAACTACGCTACAAAGAGAAGCATTTCATTCGTGAGGGGACCCTCTATGCCTATACAGAGATCCCGCTTACCCTCTTCGGCCTCAACTAATGTGCCCGTTTAGCGAAACTGATGTCCCAGTATTTACACCAGAAATGAGGGCATTTAATACTGCTATGAGTGAGGTTCGGGTATCCGTGGAGTGGGTCTTTGGAGATATTGTTGAATATTTTAAGTTTGttgattacaaaaaaaaaccttaagcTTGGTATGAGTGCGGTAGCAAAACAATACATTTTATGTGCACTTTTTAGAAACATCCTCACTTGCTTATATGGATATTCAACTTCAGCCTTTTTTCAGCTTGATCCACCCACACTGTTGGAATATTTAGGGTGATAAGTCTCAGCAATGTGATTATATCACAGTAACACTTTAATTTCTCAGAGCAACTTGCAGTACTCTTTATGACACCCCACTCAAAGGCATTAAAGGCATTAAAAGGCATAACCATCACCATTCAAGGAGTGTTAATGCTTAATGTATGTCAGAAAAACAGTACAGTGGTGATCACGATTCTGATTTGACTATGGCTGTGACATTTTGGACACTATAGTCTGCATCTGTTGCATTTGCTGTTGCTGCATTTGCAACTGCTGTTGAAGTAGATCTTGCCGCTTCATCTCAATCGCAGCCATGTCCTTGCGGTGCTCCATTTCCTCTTGCTTCCGTTcctcttccttttcattctGCTCTTGTAAGAACTTAATGGCATCGCTTCCTCTTCGTCtctttctgcttttctttggTGTCAACTGCTCGTCATCGCTCAAGTTTTCATCTGAGTCATGTTTTCGTTTCTCtgcttttttggtttttgaccATGTGTGCAATGCCTTAAATCTGGCATCCAAAGCTTGGCTTCTTTCTGCTCTCTGTAGGATGATAATCAAATAATATCCATAGGAGTAAGAAGGTAAGAAAAGATTAGGATAAGGCAATATACGCAGTGAGTTTTGGGGGCTGATAAAACGATCTGATTGACGCATAAGTTGATTTTACGCACAAGATCGCTTAGCTTTTAAACGATTCATTTCAGCTACTCCTTTATCATTGGAAAAAATAACGAAATTTTTGGATAATGAAATCGCAGATTTAATGGTTGTTCCATCGACTTGCTTAGTTTGTAAGATAAAAAATActttaacttaaaataataagtaATGTAATCTTTGAAGAAGCAagagaccctattcataaatggcggctgttttatttttgttctgttattgtgtaaattagcctaccaagcctcgccccagagcaagaattcttttcaatttagcacatgacaatgaggcttggtaggctaatttgcacaaggagaaaagaataatgaattggcagccatttatgaatagcgtgTAGTCCCTAACCCTAAAAGGGTCTTCATAAGAAACACCTTTAAGTAGCATTCAGATTTAGCTCCAGTTAAACATTAGCCACCGACGTTCCTTGCTTTTCTTGTACAAATGAACAATATGCCCTTAATCAAAGCAAAAACTCAGGTAAACTCCAAATGAATGTAACATATACGTCCAAACGGCTACACTCAAAGGAATGGAATTGaagaattaaacaaaattgaatGAGAATCAATATtggattgaaatgaaaaagctCTTACTATCTTAGaatcttcatcttcttctATGTTCTGTTTGTTAGCCATAAGTTCAGTAATTTCCTCCAGGATTTCCTCTGTCGCTGTAAGTGCTTTTGGAGATATTCCACTTGACGCTTCCTCTTTTCTCATTTTTGCTCTGAAGTCTGCAAGTAACTTGTGAAAATGCTCTCTTACGCTCCTTCTGTCTCAAGGGttcttttgaaattcttcATATGTGTTAATGTTT
The DNA window shown above is from Acropora palmata chromosome 7, jaAcrPala1.3, whole genome shotgun sequence and carries:
- the LOC141886366 gene encoding uncharacterized protein LOC141886366, yielding MRKEEASSGISPKALTATEEILEEITELMANKQNIEEDEDSKIRAERSQALDARFKALHTWSKTKKAEKRKHDSDENLSDDEQLTPKKSRKRRRGSDAIKFLQEQNEKEEERKQEEMEHRKDMAAIEMKRQDLLQQQLQMQQQQMQQMQTIVSKMSQP